One region of Mycobacterium riyadhense genomic DNA includes:
- a CDS encoding sirohydrochlorin chelatase has translation MRVARLVTLVLTAHGSADPRSAANARAVARQIVHLRPDLDVRVAFCEHNSPALVDVLNRCRGAAVVTPLLLADAYHARVDIPDQIASCAASHRVWQANVLGEDDRLVSVLRQRVTELGVSPLDGTLGLLVVAIGSSNAAANARTAEVAPKLLAGTHWAAATTAFASRPEPSLAEAANELRRRGARRVIIAPWFLAPGRLPDRVQRFALGLGIPMAAPLGAHRLVAETVLDRFDRVAAERADRTAA, from the coding sequence ATGCGGGTTGCACGCCTCGTGACACTCGTACTGACAGCGCACGGAAGTGCCGATCCCAGGTCGGCGGCCAACGCACGGGCCGTCGCGCGACAAATCGTGCACCTGCGGCCGGACCTAGATGTCCGGGTTGCGTTCTGCGAGCACAATTCTCCAGCCCTGGTCGACGTGCTCAACCGGTGCCGTGGCGCGGCTGTCGTCACTCCCCTGCTGCTGGCCGACGCCTACCATGCCCGCGTCGACATTCCCGACCAGATCGCAAGCTGCGCTGCCAGTCATCGTGTCTGGCAGGCCAACGTGCTCGGCGAGGACGATCGGCTGGTGTCGGTGCTGCGTCAACGTGTGACGGAGTTGGGCGTTTCCCCGCTCGACGGCACCCTCGGCCTTCTTGTGGTGGCGATCGGCTCATCGAACGCCGCTGCCAACGCACGAACCGCCGAGGTAGCGCCGAAGCTGTTGGCGGGAACGCACTGGGCAGCTGCGACAACGGCTTTCGCCAGCCGTCCGGAGCCGTCGTTGGCCGAAGCGGCCAACGAGTTGCGGCGCCGCGGCGCCCGCCGGGTGATTATTGCGCCATGGTTCTTGGCACCCGGGCGGTTGCCGGATCGGGTGCAACGCTTCGCGCTAGGGCTGGGTATCCCGATGGCGGCGCCGCTGGGGGCCCACCGGCTGGTTGCCGAGACGGTGCTGGATCGCTTCGATCGGGTAGCAGCTGAGCGAGCGGACCGGACCGCGGCCTGA
- a CDS encoding sulfate/molybdate ABC transporter ATP-binding protein yields the protein MSAATTDTATTQREHAIVVRDAYKQYGDFVALNHVDFVVPAGSLTALLGPSGSGKSTLLRTIAGLDQPDSGTVTINGRDVTRVPPQRRGIGFVFQHYAAFKHLTVRDNVAFGLKIRKRPKAEVKAKVDNLLEVVGLSGFQNRYPNQLSGGQRQRMALARALAVDPEVLLLDEPFGALDAKVREDLRTWLRRLHDEVHVTTVLVTHDQAEALDVANRIAVLNKGRIEQVGSPTDVYDTPANAFVMSFLGTVSTLNGALVRPHDIRVGRTPNMAVAAADGTAESTGVTRATVQRVVVLGFEVRVELTSAATGGAFTAQITRGDAEALALREGDAVYVRATRVPPIVGGVSGPPNDGVDDADTDRVALTST from the coding sequence ATGAGCGCCGCCACGACCGACACTGCGACCACCCAGCGCGAGCACGCGATCGTCGTGCGCGATGCCTATAAGCAATACGGCGATTTCGTGGCCTTGAACCATGTGGATTTCGTCGTTCCCGCCGGTTCGCTGACGGCATTGCTGGGCCCCAGCGGTTCGGGCAAGTCGACGCTGTTGCGCACCATCGCCGGCCTCGACCAGCCCGATTCCGGAACCGTCACGATCAACGGTCGTGATGTGACGAGGGTGCCGCCGCAGCGCCGCGGCATCGGATTTGTGTTCCAGCACTATGCGGCCTTCAAGCATTTGACCGTGCGCGACAACGTGGCGTTCGGGTTGAAGATCCGCAAGCGTCCCAAAGCCGAGGTGAAGGCGAAGGTCGACAACCTACTGGAAGTGGTGGGGCTGAGCGGCTTTCAGAACCGCTATCCCAATCAGCTGTCCGGTGGTCAACGTCAGCGGATGGCGTTGGCCCGGGCGCTGGCGGTCGATCCGGAAGTGCTGTTGCTTGACGAGCCGTTTGGCGCGCTGGACGCCAAAGTGCGTGAAGATCTGCGAACTTGGCTACGCCGCTTGCACGACGAGGTGCATGTCACAACGGTGCTGGTCACCCACGATCAGGCCGAGGCGCTGGACGTGGCCAATCGAATTGCCGTGCTGAACAAGGGGCGTATCGAGCAGGTGGGATCCCCAACCGACGTCTACGACACCCCGGCGAACGCGTTCGTGATGTCCTTCCTGGGTACGGTATCCACGCTGAATGGGGCCCTGGTTCGCCCGCACGACATTCGGGTAGGCCGGACCCCCAACATGGCGGTTGCCGCCGCCGACGGCACCGCGGAATCCACTGGTGTCACGCGTGCCACTGTGCAACGGGTGGTGGTGCTGGGTTTCGAGGTCCGCGTGGAGTTGACCAGCGCCGCCACCGGAGGGGCCTTCACCGCCCAGATCACCCGCGGAGATGCCGAGGCGCTGGCTCTCCGGGAGGGTGACGCCGTCTACGTGCGCGCCACCCGGGTTCCGCCCATTGTCGGAGGTGTATCGGGCCCGCCCAATGATGGCGTCGACGATGCTGACACGGATCGGGTCGCACTGACATCGACGTGA
- the cysW gene encoding sulfate ABC transporter permease subunit CysW has translation MTSSPRIRHVLRFAALAYIVVLLVIPVALILWRTFAPGFEQFYAWVSTPAAVSALNLSLLVVAIVVPLNVIFGVPTALVLARNRFRGKGILQAVIDLPFAVSPVIVGVALIVLWGSGGALGFVEKDLGLKIIFGLPGIVLASIFVTCPFVVREVEPVLHELGTEQEQAAATLGAGWWQTFWRITLPSIRWGLTYGIVLTIARTLGEYGAVIMVSSNLPGESQTLTLLVSDRYNRGAEYGAYALSTLLMTVAVIVLIVQVILDARRARAANQA, from the coding sequence ATGACATCGTCGCCTCGGATTCGCCATGTCCTCCGCTTTGCCGCACTGGCGTATATCGTTGTGCTGCTGGTAATTCCGGTGGCCCTGATCCTGTGGCGCACCTTTGCGCCGGGGTTCGAGCAGTTCTACGCGTGGGTCAGCACACCGGCGGCGGTATCCGCGCTAAACTTGTCGCTGCTGGTGGTGGCCATTGTGGTGCCGCTCAATGTGATCTTCGGCGTTCCGACGGCACTCGTCCTTGCGCGCAACCGATTTCGCGGCAAGGGCATATTGCAGGCGGTCATCGATCTCCCGTTTGCCGTATCGCCCGTCATCGTGGGCGTCGCGCTGATCGTGCTGTGGGGATCGGGTGGTGCGTTGGGATTTGTGGAGAAAGACCTCGGTTTGAAGATCATCTTCGGTCTGCCCGGCATCGTGCTGGCCAGCATTTTCGTCACGTGTCCGTTCGTGGTGCGCGAGGTCGAACCGGTGTTGCACGAGTTGGGAACCGAACAGGAGCAGGCGGCCGCAACCCTGGGTGCCGGCTGGTGGCAGACGTTTTGGCGGATCACACTGCCGTCCATCCGGTGGGGCCTGACCTACGGCATCGTGCTGACCATTGCACGTACCCTCGGCGAATACGGCGCGGTGATCATGGTTTCGTCCAACCTGCCCGGGGAATCCCAAACGCTGACGCTGCTGGTCTCGGACCGCTACAACCGAGGGGCTGAATACGGCGCCTATGCGCTATCGACACTGCTGATGACTGTCGCAGTGATAGTCCTGATCGTCCAGGTGATTCTGGACGCCCGCCGAGCACGAGCGGCCAACCAGGCCTGA
- the cysT gene encoding sulfate ABC transporter permease subunit CysT translates to MTGSTSGPSLTPEAIRPELDHPHRGGGLWQHLSRRPETTSLRVGVATLWLSVIVLLPLAAIAWQAVEGGWHAFRLAVTSHAALDCLQVTLIISAGVTLINTVFGLLIAWVLVRDDFVGKRLVDAIIDLPFALPTIVASLVMLALYGPHSPVGVHLQHTEWGVGVALAFVTLPFVVRAVQPVLMEIDRETEEAAASLGASGPKIFTSVVLPSLTPALLSGAGLAFSRAIGEFGSVVLIGGAVPGKTEVASQWIRTLIENDDRTGAAAISIVLLSISFVVLLILRIVGARAAKREEMTQ, encoded by the coding sequence ATGACTGGATCTACTTCGGGCCCAAGCCTTACCCCCGAGGCGATCCGGCCCGAGCTCGACCACCCTCACCGTGGTGGTGGCCTGTGGCAGCACCTTTCTCGGCGGCCAGAGACCACGTCACTGCGAGTCGGGGTGGCCACGCTGTGGCTTTCGGTGATTGTGCTGCTGCCGCTGGCCGCCATCGCTTGGCAGGCCGTCGAAGGCGGCTGGCACGCTTTCCGGCTGGCGGTCACGTCGCATGCGGCGCTGGATTGCTTGCAGGTGACGCTAATCATTTCCGCCGGGGTCACGTTGATCAACACGGTGTTCGGTCTGTTGATCGCCTGGGTACTGGTGCGCGACGATTTCGTCGGCAAACGGCTGGTCGATGCGATCATCGACCTGCCATTCGCGCTGCCCACGATCGTCGCCAGCCTGGTAATGCTGGCGCTGTACGGGCCGCACAGCCCGGTGGGTGTTCATCTGCAGCACACCGAGTGGGGTGTGGGGGTGGCACTGGCGTTCGTGACCTTGCCGTTCGTGGTACGTGCCGTCCAACCGGTGCTGATGGAGATCGATCGGGAGACCGAGGAGGCGGCGGCGTCGCTGGGGGCCAGCGGCCCGAAGATCTTCACCTCCGTGGTGTTGCCGTCGCTGACGCCGGCGTTGTTGTCCGGCGCAGGACTGGCATTCTCGCGCGCCATCGGCGAATTCGGTTCGGTGGTCTTGATCGGCGGCGCCGTGCCAGGCAAAACCGAGGTTGCCTCACAATGGATTCGGACCTTGATCGAGAACGACGACCGCACCGGTGCTGCCGCGATATCCATTGTGCTGCTGTCGATCTCGTTCGTCGTACTCTTGATTTTGCGCATCGTCGGCGCGCGTGCGGCCAAGCGCGAGGAGATGACGCAATGA
- a CDS encoding sulfate ABC transporter substrate-binding protein, with product MSPRFRDIRRARRLRHLAAFSVVLTVSVGGVSACQSGPSDVVGGGGPDNARTSITLVAYSAPEPGWSNVIPAFNASELGEGVQVITSYGASGDQSRGVADGKPADLVNFSVEPDISRLVKAGKVSKDWDTDATKGIPFGSVVTLVVRKGNPKHVKDWDDLLRPGVEVITPSPLSSGSAKWNLLAPYAAKSEGGRNGQAGIDFVNRLVTEHVKMRPASAREATDVFVQGSGDVLISYENEAIATERAGKAVEHVTPPQTFKIENPLAVVTTSAHLETAVAFKNFQYTAQAQRLWAQAGFRPVDPAVAAEFRAQFPVPVKLWTIADLGGWGAVDPQLFDKSTGSITKIYTKATG from the coding sequence ATGTCGCCAAGGTTCCGCGACATCCGGCGCGCACGGCGCCTCCGCCACCTCGCCGCATTTAGTGTCGTGTTGACCGTTAGCGTCGGCGGTGTTTCGGCGTGCCAGAGCGGTCCCAGCGATGTGGTCGGCGGTGGGGGGCCGGACAACGCGCGCACGAGTATCACGCTGGTCGCCTACTCTGCCCCAGAGCCCGGCTGGAGCAACGTGATTCCCGCGTTCAACGCGTCTGAGCTCGGCGAAGGTGTGCAGGTAATTACCTCATATGGGGCGTCCGGCGATCAGTCCCGCGGTGTTGCCGACGGAAAGCCGGCTGATCTGGTGAATTTCTCGGTCGAACCGGACATCAGCCGGTTGGTCAAGGCCGGCAAGGTTTCCAAGGACTGGGATACCGACGCCACCAAGGGCATCCCGTTCGGGTCGGTCGTGACGTTGGTGGTGCGCAAGGGTAATCCGAAGCACGTCAAAGACTGGGATGACTTGCTGCGGCCCGGCGTGGAGGTCATCACGCCCAGTCCGCTCAGTTCAGGCTCGGCCAAATGGAATTTGCTCGCCCCGTACGCGGCCAAGAGTGAAGGCGGCAGGAACGGCCAAGCGGGAATCGACTTCGTCAACCGGTTGGTGACTGAACACGTCAAAATGCGTCCAGCTTCGGCACGAGAAGCCACCGATGTGTTCGTCCAGGGCAGTGGTGACGTGCTGATCAGCTATGAAAACGAGGCCATCGCCACCGAGCGGGCGGGCAAGGCGGTCGAACACGTCACCCCGCCGCAGACCTTCAAGATCGAAAATCCGCTGGCGGTGGTCACCACCAGCGCCCACCTTGAAACCGCGGTCGCATTCAAGAACTTCCAGTACACGGCGCAGGCGCAGCGATTGTGGGCGCAGGCGGGTTTCCGTCCGGTCGATCCGGCGGTCGCCGCTGAGTTCAGAGCTCAGTTTCCGGTACCGGTGAAACTGTGGACGATCGCCGACCTCGGTGGCTGGGGCGCGGTAGATCCGCAACTATTCGATAAGAGCACCGGCAGCATCACCAAGATCTACACGAAGGCCACCGGATGA